ACCTTTTAAATGTGAAAATGAAACATCTTCATCAACCATCAATCCTTCAACCTGATGAAACATTGGCGTATGAGAAACATCTGAATCGCAGCGATAAACCTTACCAGGAGAAATAAATCTTAAAGGAGGCTTTTTATTTTCCATAACTCTTACTTGAACAGGTGAAGTATGTGTTCTTAAAACAACGTCTTCACTCACATAAAAAGTGTCCTGCATATCTCTTGCAGGATGGTCCTTAGGTATGTTTAATGCTTCAAAATTATAGTAATCAAGCTCTACTTCAGGTCCTTCTTCAACTGTAAAGCCGAGTTCTCTAAAAATGTCTATAATTTCCAGAAGAGTCTTATTTACGGGATGACTACCACCAAAATAGAAATCTTTTCCAGGTAAGGTTATATCAATAAACTCTTTTTTTAAAATCTCTGAGATTTCTTTCTGTTTTAGTTCTTCTTCTTTATTTTTAATAGTTTCTTCAATGAAACCTTTTAGTTCATTAAGAATTTTCCCTTGCGACCTTCTTTCTTCAGGTGTTAGTCTCCCTAAATTTTTAATTTTCTCTGTTATGATTCCCTTTTTACCAATGTATTTAGCTTTCAGATTAACAAGTTCCTGAATAGAACTGATATCATTTATATCTTTGAGAAAAGACTGTTTTAAAGGGTCTTGCATTTATGCTGCTTTTACAAAAGGTTTTACCTTTTCAACCAACTCTCCGAACACATTTATATCATTGTATGCGATATCAGCAAGAGCCTTTCTGTTAAGAGAGATATTCGCTTTTTTCAATCCATCAATAAACTGATTATATGTGAGTCCAAACATTCTTACAGCTGCATTTATTCTTGTTATCCAGAGTGACCTAAGATCTCTTTTCTTAAGTCTTCTATCTCTATAAGAATGTTCAAGTGCCTTTTCTACTGCTTTAGCTGCAACTTTATAACAGCGACGTCTTCCACTGTAGTAGCCCTTTGCCATTGAAAGAATTTTTTTATGATACCTTCTTGTTTTAAATCCACCCTTTGCTCTTGGCATCTATTCCTCCCTCTTTTATCATCCTGAGGATGCGAAGCATCCGAAGGAACCATTGTCATAAAAAATTTAAACTCCTGGGGAGGGATTCGAACCCCCGACCAAGTGGTTAACAGCCACCCGCTCTGCCGGCTGAGCTACCCAGGAACTAATTAAAATTATCAAATTTAAAAGATTTCTGTCAAACTAATTTGCTTTTTTCTCTTCTTTATCGCTTTCTTTTTCAGGCTTTGCGTAGTCAACAAACTCAAGAATTGCTTTAGGAGCACTGTCTTTTATCCTGAATCCAGTTTTAATAACCCTTACATATCCTCCGTTTCTATCGCTAAAACGAGGAGCAATCTCATTAAAAAGTTTTTTTACAAGTTCTCTATCAGGTAGATAAGAAAGCGCAATTCTTCTTGAATGAAGATCCCCTTTCTTACCGAAAGTAACAAGTCTGTCAGCAAGCTCTTTAACTGCTTTTGCCTTTGCAACAGTTGTTTCAATTCTTTCATATTTAATAAGAGAAGCTAAAAGCCCTCTTAAAAGTGCTTTCCTCTGGTTAGCTGTTCTTCCAAAGTGTCTTCCAGAAACTCTATGTCTCATTCATTACCCCCTGTGAGCTTTTTCCTTAAATTTTTCAAGCAATTCAGGATTTATTCTCATTCCTAACTTTAAGCCCATATTTGTAAGCACTTCCTTTATTTCCTCTAATGAACGTCTGCCAAAATTCTTTGTTTTCATAAGTTCTCCTTCAGTTCTCTGAACAAGTTCCGCAATTGTGTTTATTCCAGCACTTTTCAAACAATTATATGCCCTAACAGATAATTCAAGGTCTTCAATAGGTTTTAAAATATTTTCGTTCAACAAATCAAAATTTAAATCTTCTTCAGGGTTAGGAACAGTTTCATGAATTTCTTTATTCTGAAGTTCGGCTTCTTTGAAAAATATTAGATATTCAAAATGTTTGATCAATATACTGGAAGCATCGCTGATTGCTCTTTCAGGGGTTATGCTACCATCTGTCCATATCTCTAAAATTAATCTATCATAGTCAGTAAGTTCTCCAACTCTTGTCTTTTCAACTCTGAAATTCACCTTTTTAACTGGGCTGAATATAGCATCAACAGTAATTGCATCCACGGGTAACTCATCATCCTTAATTGCCTCTGAAGGAACATATCCTCTTCCTTTTCTTATGTAAAGCACCATTTCCATTTGAGCATCCTGATCCAGGGAACAAATATACTGTGATTTATTCAAAACCTCGTAAGTTCCATCTGTCTGAATAGATTCTGCTGTAACATCAGCTGGTCCTTTTATTTTAATTGTAGCTATTTTTTTATCAGAGTCCTGCGCATAGTATTTAAATCTTAATTTTTTAACATTTAAGATAATATCTAAAATGTCTTCCTTTACTCCTTTTATTGAGCTAAACTCATGTAAAGCATCGTTTATTCTTATTGCATAAACTGCTACTCCATCAAGAGAAGAAAGCAATACCCTTCTTAATGAATTGCCAAGCGTTATTCCGTATCCTCTTTCAAGAGGTTCTATTACAAGTTTTCCATATGTATCTGTTAAACTTTCTTGGTCAAATTCAACTTTTTTTGGCATCTGAAATTCTTTATATAAATTCATTTACTGCCTCCCAATTTTATCACTTTATAAATTATTTTGAATAAAACTCTACAATCAACTGCTCCTGAACCGGAAGCTGCATCTCTTCTCTCTCTGGAAGTCTAACAAATTTTCCTTTCATTTCTTCAGCATTGACCTCTAACCATACTGGGAAACCTCTCTGTTCAGCTAAAGCAAGGCTTTCTTTAATTATCTCTAATTCTTTGCCTGATTGAACAATCTCAATTATATCTCCAGGCCTTACTAAATAAGATGGAATATCCACTTTTTTACCATTAACCGTGAAATATCCATGTCTTACTAATTGTCTTGCTTGCCTTCTATTCATAGCAAATCCCATTCTATAAATAACATTATCAAGTCTTCTTTCAAGTAACTTAAGCAAATTTTCACCTGTTACGCCCTTCATTTTTGTAGCCTTTTCAAAATAATTCTTAAACTGTCTTTCCATAACACCATAAATTCTTTTAACTTTTTGTTTTTCTCTTAGCTGTAGTCCGTAATCAGATAATTTACCCCTGTTATGTCCATGTTGTCCCGGAGGATATTTTCTTCTTTCAAAAGCACATTTCTCTGTATAGCATCTTGTGCCTTTGAGGAACATTTTCATGCTCTCTCTTCTACATAATCTACAAAGTGAACCCGTATATCTTGCCATTTAAACCCTCCTTCTCTTCGGAGGTCTGCACCCATTGTGAGGCACAGGTGTTACATCTTTAATTAAATTAATTTCAAGACCTGCTGCCTGCAGAGCCCTTATTGCTGTTTCTCTTCCTGCTCCCGGTCCTTTAACCAAAACATCTATTTGCTTCATTCCCATGTCTATAACTCTCTTTGCAACAGCCTCTGCTGCTATCTGAGCTGCATAAGGAGTTCCTTTCCTTGAACCCTTAAAACCACAACTTCCTGAAGATGCCCATGCTACAACATTACCATTTGGGTCTGTTATAGTTATTATTGTATTATTAAAACTTGTCTGAACATGAGCCACTCCATAAGGAATATTTTTTTTAACCTTTTTTATGCCTTTTCTTTTCTGTGCCATTAATCTATATAACCTCCTTCCAAATTTTTATTTTTTCTTCATAATCTTTCTTCTCGGACCCTTACGAGTTCTTGAATTTGTCCTTGTTCTCTGTCCTCTTACAGGCAAATTAGCCATATGTCTCAACCCTCTATAACAACCTATATCCATTAATCTTTTTATATTCATGGATATTTCTTTTCTTAGTTCACCTTCAACTTTGTAATTTTTTTCTATCTCGCTTCTTATTTTTACTATTTCGTCATCTGTAAGGTCTTTTACTCTTTTATTTGGTTCTACGCCTGTTTCTTTCAATATTTTATTTGATAGACTTCTGCCTATGCCAAAAATTCTTGTTAGCCCTATCTCAACTCTTTCATTTTTAGGTATATCAACACCTGCTATTCTTGCCATATTATACTCCTTTCTTAGCCTTGTCTTTGTTTATGCTTTGGATTTTCACAAATAACTCTAATAACTCCTTTTCTTTTAATTATCTTACACTTTGCACAAATCTTCTTTACTGAGGCTCTTACTTTCAATGAACACCTCCTATTTAAATCTGTAAATTATTCTACCCTTAGTAAGGTCATAGGGAGATATTTCAACCAGAACTTTATCGCCCGGTAAAATTTTTATAAAATGCATTCTCATTTTCCCAGAAACATAAGCAAGGATAACATGACCATTTTCCAACTTTACTCTAAACATAGCATTAGGTAAAGCTTCCTCAATAGTACCCTGCATCTCTATATGTTCTTCTTTCGGCATATAACTTGTTAATATATCTATAATTTCATAATTTAGTCAAGATTTCAGGTTCACCTTCAGTAATTGCAATAGTATGCTCAAAATGAGCAGAAAGGGAACCATCCTTAGTAACCGCTGTCCATCCATCAGAAAGAATTTTTACATCGTGTTTTCCTGTGTTAACCATAGGTTCAATTGCCAGTGTCATACCTTTTTTTAACATTGGACCGATTCCTTTTGTTCCAAAATTAGGAATTTGAGGTTCTTCATGAAGTGACCTTCCTATTCCGTGCCCCACAAATGCTCGCACAACTGAAAATCCGTTGTTTTCAACGTGCATCTGTATAGCATGAGAGATATCACCAATTCTTTTGCCTTCCATTGCCTCAGCAATCCCTTTATATAAGGCTTCTTCTGTAATTTTGAGTAATTTTTCAGCTTCCTTACTAATTTTGCCAATAGGGTATGTATATGCAGCATCTCCATAAAAATGTTCACAAAGAACACCAACATCAACACTTACTAAATCTCCTTCTTTAATAAAAACTTTTTCTGATGGTATTCCATGAACAACTTGCTCATTGATAGATATACAAACACTTGCAGGATAACCTCTATAACCTTTGAATGCCGGAATTCCTCCCATTTTTATTATCAGATTCTCAACAAATTGCTCTATCTGTTTTGTTGTCAATCCTTCTTTTATGTATGTTTTAAGCTCTTTAAGAACCTTTGCCACTATCTGGCAGGATTTTCTCATTTTTTTTAATTCTTCAGGACTCTTTAATATAATCACTACTTAATTAGTCCTTCCTGCCCTTTATTCTGAACTTTTTGAAGAATCCTTCATAAGACCTGCTTATCATGTGGGTTTCAATCTGAGAAACTGTATCAAGAGCTACGCCTACAGCAATAAGGAGGGATGTGCCACCAAAATAAAAAGGAACTTTAAATTTAGCAATAAGAATTTCCGGCAAAACGCACACCGCACTTAGATAAAGAGCTCCAATAAATGTAAGACGGGAAAGAACTCTGTAAATATACTCAGATGTTTTCTGCCCTGGTCTTATTCCTGTAATATATCCTCCATTTTTCTGAAGATTTTCAGCTATTTCCACAGGATTGTAAATAACAGCAGTGTAAAAATATGTAAAAAAGATTATTAAACCAACGTAGAGTATAACGTGAAGAAAACTCCCAGGAGACATCTGTTTAGCCAGTGCTTGAACCCATGGAACAGCTATAAATCCAGCAACTGTCGCAGGAAACATCAATACTGAAGAAGCAAAAATTGGTGGAATAACCCCTGCTGAATTAATTTTCAAAGGAAGATATGTTGTGTATCCGCCATACATTTTTTTCCCAACAACTCTTTTTGCATATTGAATAGGAATTCTTCTCTGACCTCTCTCAATGAATATAATACCTGCCACTACACCAACCATGACAACAATTAAAATTAACACAAAGAATATTGATAACTCACCTGTTCTAACAAGATTATATGTATAAAAAATAGCATTCGGAAATCTTGCAACAATTCCTGCAAATATTATTAAAGAGATACCATTACCAATTCCTTTTTCAGTTATCTGCTCTCCAAGCCACATTAGAAAAGCTGTTCCAGCTGTAAGAGTTATCATTGTTATTATTCTAAATGACCAGCCTGGCTCTTGAATAAACTGGCCTCCTCCCATACTTTCAAGCCCAACAGCTATTCCAAATCCCTGAATTGCTGCTATGACTATGGTTGCATACCTGGTATATCTCGTAATTTTTTTTCTACCTTCTTCTCCTTCTTTTGCAAGTTTTTGCAAAGAAGGAATAACAACAGTTAAAAGCTGAAAAATAATAGATGCACTTATATAAGGCATTACACCAAGAGCAAAGATAGTAACCTTGGAAAGTGCTCCACCTGTAAAAATATCAAAAAAGCCCATAACAGCACCACCACGCTCAAGCAAAAACTTGCTCAATGCTTCACCGTCTATACCTGGCGTGGGTATATGTGCTCCAATTCTAAATACAGCAAGCATTGCAAGAGTGAATAAAACCCTTGCCCTCAACTCAGGTATTTTAAGAATATTTCTGAAGGCTGTTACAAGTCCCACTATATAACCTCTACCTTACCACCTACAGACTGAATTTTTTGCAGTGCGGATTTACTTATGGCATTGGTTTTGACTGTGATAGATTTTTTTATTTCTCCATTGCCAAGAATTTTTAATCCATCTTTTAGGTCTTTTACAATACCTTTTTGTAAAAGAGTTTCGGGAGTAATAATATCAACTTCATCAATAATTTTATTTAGGTCTTCAAGATTCACTATTGCGTATTCTTTTTTAAAAGGTGCATTTGAAAAACCACGTTTTGGAACTCTTCTCTGCAGAGGCATTTGTCCACCTTCAAATCCTGCTCCTTTAGCACCTCCTGAACGAGATTTCTGCCCCTTGAGCCCTTTTGTTGCATATCTGCCATGCCCAGAACCTAATCCTCTTCCGATTCTCTTTGCTTTCTTCTTACTTCCTGGAGCTGGTTTTAAATCATTTATTTTCATAAAACCTTTTCCTCCTCACTTACTGTCTGATTTTCTTCAGATGATTCTATCTCCGAAGGCTTTGTTCTGAGTTTAGCAACAGAAGAAGGCTCTTTTAATCTATTCAATGCTCCTATTGTTGCTTTTACTGAATTGAAAGGATTATGACTTCCAAGAACTTTTGCAACAATATCCTGAACTCCTGCAACTTCAAAAACCGCTCTTGCTGGACCACCAGCTATTATTCCTGTTCCTTTTGGTGCAGGGTTTATTACTATCTTTGTAGCTCCGTATTTATACTCTACACGATGAGGAATTGTAGTATCTTTTAAAGGAAAAACTATAAGATTTTTTTTAGCTTTATCTATTGCCTTTCTTATTGCATCAGGCACTTCTGCTGCTTTTCCCTTGCCTACGCCAACAATACCAGCTTCATTTCCTACAACAACCAAAGCACTGAAAGAAAATCTTCTGCCACCCTTTACAACCTTGGCAACTCTATTTATATAGACTACTTTATCTTTTAAACTCAATTCATTAGCATTTATTCTTTCCTGCTTCATTACTCCTCCCTAAAATTGTAGTCCCCTTTCTCTTGCAGCATCTGCAAGAGCCTTAACACATCCATGATATTTATATCCTGCTCTATCAAAAACAACTTTTGTTATACCAAGTTTAATTGCCCTTTCTGCAATCAATTCTCCAACTTTTTTAGCAAATTCTTTATTACCTTTATGTCCTTTTAAATCCTTTAACTCTTTATCAAGAGTAGAAGCAGCTACAAGTGTGTGTCCCTTTGTGTCATCAATAATCTGGGCATATATATGATTAAGACTCCTGAATATACAAAGCCTTGGTCTTTCAGAAGTTCCAAAAACCTTTTTTCTAATTCTTTGACGTCTTCTGTCTCTTAACTCTGTTTTGTCTCGCAAAGTTTAACCTCCTTATTTCTTTCCGGTCTTTCCAGGTTTTAATTTTAAAACTTCATCAGTATATCTAATTCCTTTACCTTTATATGCATCTGGAGGTCTAATAGCTCTTAAATTAGCAGCTATCTGTCCAACAAGTTGTTTATCTATGCCATGCAGTGTAATAGTTGTCTGCTTTTCATCAACAGTAGCTTTAATGCCTTCTGGAAGAACAAACTCCACAGGATGTGAGTATCCAATGTTAAGTATGATTTTATTTCCGCTTACCTGAGCTCTGTAGCCAACTCCGTAAATTTGAAGAGCTTTTGTAAATCCCTGAGACACACCTGTAACCATATTTGATATTAGACTTCTTGCAAGTCCATGTAA
The Thermodesulfovibrio yellowstonii DSM 11347 DNA segment above includes these coding regions:
- the pheS gene encoding phenylalanine--tRNA ligase subunit alpha, which codes for MQDPLKQSFLKDINDISSIQELVNLKAKYIGKKGIITEKIKNLGRLTPEERRSQGKILNELKGFIEETIKNKEEELKQKEISEILKKEFIDITLPGKDFYFGGSHPVNKTLLEIIDIFRELGFTVEEGPEVELDYYNFEALNIPKDHPARDMQDTFYVSEDVVLRTHTSPVQVRVMENKKPPLRFISPGKVYRCDSDVSHTPMFHQVEGLMVDEDVSFSHLKGVLVYFLRRLFGDIPVRFRPSFFPFTEPSTEIDIGCIICGGNGCRVCKGTGWLEVLGAGMVHPNVFKFAGYPEGRYTGFAFGMGVERLTMLKYGIDDIRLFFENDIRFLRQF
- the rplT gene encoding 50S ribosomal protein L20; the protein is MPRAKGGFKTRRYHKKILSMAKGYYSGRRRCYKVAAKAVEKALEHSYRDRRLKKRDLRSLWITRINAAVRMFGLTYNQFIDGLKKANISLNRKALADIAYNDINVFGELVEKVKPFVKAA
- the rplQ gene encoding 50S ribosomal protein L17 — protein: MRHRVSGRHFGRTANQRKALLRGLLASLIKYERIETTVAKAKAVKELADRLVTFGKKGDLHSRRIALSYLPDRELVKKLFNEIAPRFSDRNGGYVRVIKTGFRIKDSAPKAILEFVDYAKPEKESDKEEKKAN
- a CDS encoding DNA-directed RNA polymerase subunit alpha, producing MNLYKEFQMPKKVEFDQESLTDTYGKLVIEPLERGYGITLGNSLRRVLLSSLDGVAVYAIRINDALHEFSSIKGVKEDILDIILNVKKLRFKYYAQDSDKKIATIKIKGPADVTAESIQTDGTYEVLNKSQYICSLDQDAQMEMVLYIRKGRGYVPSEAIKDDELPVDAITVDAIFSPVKKVNFRVEKTRVGELTDYDRLILEIWTDGSITPERAISDASSILIKHFEYLIFFKEAELQNKEIHETVPNPEEDLNFDLLNENILKPIEDLELSVRAYNCLKSAGINTIAELVQRTEGELMKTKNFGRRSLEEIKEVLTNMGLKLGMRINPELLEKFKEKAHRG
- the rpsD gene encoding 30S ribosomal protein S4; this encodes MARYTGSLCRLCRRESMKMFLKGTRCYTEKCAFERRKYPPGQHGHNRGKLSDYGLQLREKQKVKRIYGVMERQFKNYFEKATKMKGVTGENLLKLLERRLDNVIYRMGFAMNRRQARQLVRHGYFTVNGKKVDIPSYLVRPGDIIEIVQSGKELEIIKESLALAEQRGFPVWLEVNAEEMKGKFVRLPEREEMQLPVQEQLIVEFYSK
- the rpsK gene encoding 30S ribosomal protein S11, translated to MAQKRKGIKKVKKNIPYGVAHVQTSFNNTIITITDPNGNVVAWASSGSCGFKGSRKGTPYAAQIAAEAVAKRVIDMGMKQIDVLVKGPGAGRETAIRALQAAGLEINLIKDVTPVPHNGCRPPKRRRV
- the rpsM gene encoding 30S ribosomal protein S13, whose product is MARIAGVDIPKNERVEIGLTRIFGIGRSLSNKILKETGVEPNKRVKDLTDDEIVKIRSEIEKNYKVEGELRKEISMNIKRLMDIGCYRGLRHMANLPVRGQRTRTNSRTRKGPRRKIMKKK
- the rpmJ gene encoding 50S ribosomal protein L36, with the translated sequence MKVRASVKKICAKCKIIKRKGVIRVICENPKHKQRQG
- the infA gene encoding translation initiation factor IF-1, with product MPKEEHIEMQGTIEEALPNAMFRVKLENGHVILAYVSGKMRMHFIKILPGDKVLVEISPYDLTKGRIIYRFK
- the map gene encoding type I methionyl aminopeptidase; amino-acid sequence: MIILKSPEELKKMRKSCQIVAKVLKELKTYIKEGLTTKQIEQFVENLIIKMGGIPAFKGYRGYPASVCISINEQVVHGIPSEKVFIKEGDLVSVDVGVLCEHFYGDAAYTYPIGKISKEAEKLLKITEEALYKGIAEAMEGKRIGDISHAIQMHVENNGFSVVRAFVGHGIGRSLHEEPQIPNFGTKGIGPMLKKGMTLAIEPMVNTGKHDVKILSDGWTAVTKDGSLSAHFEHTIAITEGEPEILTKL
- the secY gene encoding preprotein translocase subunit SecY, whose amino-acid sequence is MGLVTAFRNILKIPELRARVLFTLAMLAVFRIGAHIPTPGIDGEALSKFLLERGGAVMGFFDIFTGGALSKVTIFALGVMPYISASIIFQLLTVVIPSLQKLAKEGEEGRKKITRYTRYATIVIAAIQGFGIAVGLESMGGGQFIQEPGWSFRIITMITLTAGTAFLMWLGEQITEKGIGNGISLIIFAGIVARFPNAIFYTYNLVRTGELSIFFVLILIVVMVGVVAGIIFIERGQRRIPIQYAKRVVGKKMYGGYTTYLPLKINSAGVIPPIFASSVLMFPATVAGFIAVPWVQALAKQMSPGSFLHVILYVGLIIFFTYFYTAVIYNPVEIAENLQKNGGYITGIRPGQKTSEYIYRVLSRLTFIGALYLSAVCVLPEILIAKFKVPFYFGGTSLLIAVGVALDTVSQIETHMISRSYEGFFKKFRIKGRKD
- the rplO gene encoding 50S ribosomal protein L15, translating into MKINDLKPAPGSKKKAKRIGRGLGSGHGRYATKGLKGQKSRSGGAKGAGFEGGQMPLQRRVPKRGFSNAPFKKEYAIVNLEDLNKIIDEVDIITPETLLQKGIVKDLKDGLKILGNGEIKKSITVKTNAISKSALQKIQSVGGKVEVI
- the rpsE gene encoding 30S ribosomal protein S5, with translation MKQERINANELSLKDKVVYINRVAKVVKGGRRFSFSALVVVGNEAGIVGVGKGKAAEVPDAIRKAIDKAKKNLIVFPLKDTTIPHRVEYKYGATKIVINPAPKGTGIIAGGPARAVFEVAGVQDIVAKVLGSHNPFNSVKATIGALNRLKEPSSVAKLRTKPSEIESSEENQTVSEEEKVL
- the rplR gene encoding 50S ribosomal protein L18 — its product is MRDKTELRDRRRQRIRKKVFGTSERPRLCIFRSLNHIYAQIIDDTKGHTLVAASTLDKELKDLKGHKGNKEFAKKVGELIAERAIKLGITKVVFDRAGYKYHGCVKALADAARERGLQF
- the rplF gene encoding 50S ribosomal protein L6, translating into MSRIGRKPIQIPDNVNVTVENRQIIVKGPKGQLSYSLPEGIGITIDNKTMLITRESDLSKQRALHGLARSLISNMVTGVSQGFTKALQIYGVGYRAQVSGNKIILNIGYSHPVEFVLPEGIKATVDEKQTTITLHGIDKQLVGQIAANLRAIRPPDAYKGKGIRYTDEVLKLKPGKTGKK